The window TTCCGTTCCGCATCGTAGCGCCCCTCTATCCCCTTGTCCATGCAGAACCGCTCAACGATGTTAGCGTGGTATTTCGTAAACTCCGTGGGTGAAAAAACAAGATAGAGCGACGCTCCCTTCCTGATCTGGACGAACTTCCCGCCGGTCACCGCCGGGACAGCGGTCTTGGCAACCTCTTGATAGTAAAGCTGCATATAATCGATAAAAATAATAGCCACTCATATAGTATAGCCGCAATTGTCGAGTGGATTGGGGCGGGTAAGAAAAATGAGGAAAAGCACTGAGAATGGTGCACTATCAAACATCTTTTGACCGTCCCCCTTCATCTGCTATGATACCGTGCAAATTGCCGGGAGGAGGGATGCCCCTTTTTTCCTTTGAGATTCTGGTCTCGCCAAAGTGAATCTTCGCCTTGCGATAATGAGCTACCAAGGCCTTAACAACACTCCAGCCTATCTCGTTTCTTTCTGCCATCCTGGTAATTTCCTCCAAAGCAGTCCTATTATCATACGAACGTAGTCTATAGGGTCTCGGTGAAACAAGCGCATCGTATACGTCACAGGTAGCAATGATCTCTACCATGTGGTCATTCAGATGAATGCCGCGAGGATATCCCGAAGCGTCCCTCCGCTCGTGATGATCTCTCGCTATCCTGGCAGCAAGGCTCTGCTTGTCATGAAGGTAATGGCAAAGCAAAACATATCCTGCAGCCGAGTGATGTCTAAGGATTCCGAGTTCATTTCGGGTGAGAGGGATATTTTTCTTCAAGATGGGCAAAGGAACGCATACTTTGCCGATGTCATGGGTCGGCCCGGTTGATATCTCCTGGATCAACTTCTTGCGGTCCTGTATGAGATCTTTGGCTAAGAGAATGGACAGGGCAAAGACCATCAGAGTGTGTCTATAGGTATCGAAGTCATTCTGATAGAAATAGTCAAGCGAACGCAAAAGGGGACGGGGTAATTGAACCTTACTCATCAAATCAAAAAGAGCGGTGATTTTCCCCTTTCCCGAAAATATTATGTCATAAGGAGGCCGGCCGAGAAAATGGCGAATATCCTTTTTAACTGTAGCGTGACGTAAGAGGGAGAATTTTTTTTGGGAAACGATCTTCCCTGATGAGACGAGAATGTCTATTGTAGAAGATGAAAGCACAGTTCCTTGAGGAAGCAACAACTCGTTATCGATCGTATAAACTGGACTCTGAAGTCTCAGCATATTCATGAGATGTTTCTCCTAGATATCAGATGATGATTGAGAATATATGTCATCGAGTGCCAATTGTACTAACATGACATTTAAATTCATGGACTGTGTGTGCTAAACCCTCTTTCACCTGGTTGCTCCTTTCTTATGATGGCCACCCGAACAGCGGCACCATTGTAGAGAAGGAGCTTTTTTATTTCAAATACTACAGCATATCTTTTTCTATTCACCCGGGCGTAGCCGCGAGTTTAGCTCGGCAGTTCTATGCGACTCACTCCCTCTGTCTCGGGTCGAGCGCGTCGCGGATGCCTTCGCCAAGCAGGTTGTAGCCGAGAACGGTGAGGAGAATGGCAAGGCCGGGGAACGCGGAAAGCCACCAGGCAATCTCGATATTGTCCTTGCCCGCGGAGAGGAGACTCCCCCAGCTGGGGGTGGGCGGCTGAACGCCGAGGCCGAGGAAGCTGAGCGCCGATTCAATGAGGATGGCCGCTCCGATCCCCATGGTGGCGGACACGAGGATCGGCGAGAGGCCGTTGGGCAGGATGTGCCGGAGCATGATCCGGTTGTCGGCCGCGCCGATCGCGCGGGCCGCGAGCACGAATTCGCGCTCCTTGATCGAAATGAACTCAGCGCGAATGAGCCGGGCGGGCTCCATCCAGCTCGTGAGGCCGATGACGATCATGATATTAATGATGCTCGGCTCGAGGATGGCGATCACGGCGAGCACCAGGAAGATCGTGGGGATGCTCAGCATGATGTCGACCGCCCGCATGATGGCGCTGTCGATCCAGCCCCCGTAGAAACCCGCCAGAGAACCGAGGATCATACCGATGATCGTTGCGATCCCGACCGCGACGAAACCGACCTCGAGCGAGACCCTCCCGCCCCAGAGCATTCTCGAGAGAACGTCCCTCCCCAGATCATCCGTGCCGAGCGGATGCGCGAAGCCCGGACCCACGAGGATGTTCCTGATATCGATGGCCGAGGGATCAAAGGGAGCGAACAGCGGGGCGAAGATCGACAGGATGAAGACGAGAGCCACCAAGATCACTCCGATGACCGCCAGGCGGTTGCTCAGGAGCGAGCGAAGGGTGAGGGTTGCGAAGGATTCACTGCGTGAAGCCATGGGTACCTTCCGCCTGTTCTGCACAGGCGATGCCTGTTTCTGCCCGTCGTCCCGCATGCTTGACTCCGGAGGCTGCATCAGCGAAGTCTGATCCGCGGGTCCGCGAAAGCGTACCCGATATCAGCCAGGAAATTGCCGGCCATGGTCAGGAAGGCGGCTGGCACGAGGATGCCCATAGCCAGGTTGTAGTCACGGGACAGGACGGCCTGGAACATCAACTGGCCCATGCCGGGGATGCCGAAGACCTGCTCCATGATGGCGCTCCCGCCGATGAGCGAGGGGAGCACGAGGCCCAGGATGGTAATGACCGGCATGATTGCATTGCGCAGCGCATGCTTGTATACCACGGACCCTTCGGGCAGCCCCTTTGCCCTCGCCGTCCTGATGTAGTCCTGTCTCATGACCTCGAGCATGTTGTTCCGCACGTACCGGGAGAATCCGGCGAGCCCCCCGAAGGCCGAGACAAACACGGGAAGGATCAGGTGCCGGGACTCGTCCATGAGTTTTCCCCAGCGGGACAGTCCGGTCGTATCGAGGCTGTGCAGACCTGATATGGGGAGAAGGCCCCACTGGACGCCGAAGGCGTAAATGAGCAGCAGTGCCAGCCAGAACGAGGGCGTGGAAAAACCGATAAAGACAAACATTGTCGTGAACCGGTCGATGAGGGAGTATTGCCGGGTCGCTGACATGATGCCGATGGGTATGGCGATCAGCAGCACGAGACCGAGCGACAGGGCGTTGATGGTGAGTGTGATGGGAAGCCGCTCGAGGATCTTGTCCTTCACCAGCCTGCCGTCGGCAAAGGCGGTGCCGAAATCGAGGGTGACGAACTTTTTGAGCCACGTCGCGTACTGTTTATGGAAGGGCTGGTCCGCACCGTACAGCTTTCTGAGTCTCTCCCGCGCCTCTGCAGATGCCCGAGATGAGAACTCCATCTGTGCCTCTGCCGGGCCGCCGGGAGCTAGGCGCATCACGGCAAAGCTCAGCACGGTGATGCCGAACAGGATGGGGATCATCAGCAAAGTGCGTTTTACGATATAGGTCAGCATGTTCGCGGAGTCTACCCGTTTATCTTGTAAACCAGGTCGAAGGGTTTTGCGGGCTGGGAGAGCTTGATTCCGGTGAACTGGCCGCGGCTGGCATTCTGGACGCGCGCATGGTCGAACTCCATGGTCTCGATCTTCTGAACAAAGTCGGTATTGTTGCCTTTAATATGGATGGTGTCGCCCACGGAGAGATCGCCGAAGTCCAGTTTGACGGCGGCGATGGAGGTCTTGTCGAAAAACTTGATCACAGATCCGATCCGCTCTTCCATGGGATAATCATAGTATAAAAGGAACCGTATTTCAAGGAGAAAGGCTCTTTTACCGGCACTGGCAATGCCGCGGGTGAGGGGCACGTACCGGCCAATAAAATAATATGCTTCTTAGGGGGGATTGGAGTCACCATGTACAATTCTATGCTATAATGCTTCCATACATTTTATCCCCCGTGAGCCCGCTATTCAGCGGGCCTCGACATGCCGTGTCGGACTCATCTCAAAGTACAAAGTTAATTAAATTTGCAACCTTGGTTAATATATTTTATAGAATTATAAGTTTGACAAATAGCGGTTTCTATGATAATTTTGTCACCATTAGTAGCGCCGGTTGATAATCAAGTCTTCTCAGTCCTACCTCTTTGTTTCTAGGTTTCTAGCAATTGCATTACATCCGTTTGAATGCTTTTTGTGGTTAACTTTTATAGGGAGGATGGTGCCTATGGGAAAGCAAGATGAAGTAAGCAAACAGTTTCTCGATGCATTGGAATTTCGCGGTATCGATCGAAGAGATTTTCTGAAGTACTGCGGTGCAACGGCAGCCCTGATCGGCCTCACGGAATTGCAGGGACCCAAGATCGCGGCGGCCCTGGAAAAAGCAACCAAGAAACAACCCGTCATCTGGCTTAACTTCGCGTCCGATTCCGGATGCACAGAAGCATTCATCAAAGCGACGTACCCAAGCCCCGCCGAAGTCATTCTCGATATCCTGAGCGTTGATTACAACGAGACCATCATGGCCGCTGCCGGCAAGCAGACCGACGAGATCCTTGAAAAGTCCCAGAAGGCCGGCGGCTACATCCTGATCGTTGAAGGCGGCATCCCGACCAAGAAGGGCCACGGCATGATCGGGAACAAGGAAATGCTCCAGGTCTTCAAGGAGAATGCCGCTCCCGCAATCGCGATCCTGGCAATCGGCAGCTGCGCAACGACCGGCGGTGTGCCTGCGGCCAAGCCGAATCCTTCCCAGATCATCGGCGTGAAAGAGGCAATGGCACGGGTGAACATCAACAAACCCCTGGTCAACCTTGACCTTTGCCCGGTGAATCCGGAATACCTTGTCGGCGTTGTCGTCAACTTCCTGCTCCTCGGCAAGATCCCCGACCTGGATCAATACGGCAGACCGAAGATGTTCTACGGGCAGACCATCCATGACAATTGCGAACGAAGGGCACACTTCGATGCCGGCAGGTTCGTCGAGAAGTTCGGTACCCAGGAAGAGGCCATGAACTACTGCCTGTACAAGATGGGCTGCAAGGGGCCGATGACCTATTCGGCATGCCCGAAGATCCAGTACAACAACAGAACAAGCTGGTGCATCAAGGCCGGCGGCCCGTGCATCGGCTGCGCGGAACCCGGCTGGACCGACAAGTTCGCGGGCTTCTATGAAAAACTTCCGGGCGTCAAGATCCCGGGTCTGGGTGGTGTCGAGGCTGGCGCCGATACCATCGGAACGGTGGCGGCAGTGGCAACGGCTGCGGGTGTCGCGATTCATGCGGTAGCGACCGCTGCTTCGGGCAGGACCAAAGAAAACGACGGAGGTAAAAAATAATGGCCAGGATCACCATAGACCCGTTTACAAGAATCGAAGGACATCTGAGGATCGATGTCGAGGTGGAGGGCGGCAAGGTCAAGGATGCATGGACGACGGGAACGCTGTTTCGCGGGTTCGAGATCATCCTGCAGGGCAGGGATCCGAGGGACGCCTGGCATATTACGCAGCGCATCTGCGGCGTCTGTCCCACGTCCCATGGCCACGCATCGTCCATGAGCATGGACGACGCGTTCAAGCTGAAGATTCCGGACAACGGCCGCATTATCAGGAACATCATCGAAGGCGCACAGTTCGTGCATTCCCACATCCTCTGGTTCTACCACCTGAACGCGCTCGATTATGTCGATGTGACCGCGGCGCTCAAGGCCCAGCCCAAGGAGGCATCGCTCAAGAAGGTACAGGCCAAGCTTAAATCCTTCGTCGAGTCGGGCCAGCTTGGCCCCTTCGCGAACGCCTACTGGGGCCATCCAGCATACAAGCTGCCGCCGGACGTCAATCTCATCGCGGTCGCCCATTATCTCGAGGCGCTTGAAATGCAGGCCAAGGCGTCCCAGGTGAGCGCGATCTTCGGCGGAAGGATGCCGATGACCATGACGAGCCCTCCGGGCGGCGTGACCCATGTCCCGACCGTGGACGACCTCAAGAACTACCTCTTCCGCGTGAAAGAGCTGCAGGACTGGATCGACAACGTGTTCCTCGGTGATCTCCTCGCCATCGCTCCGTACTACCTTGGCGCCGCCGGCGTGGGCAAGGGTCCTGCCAACTTCCTGTCCTGGGGCGTGTTCGAGGATGCTTCCTTCGATCCTAAGAAGCGGCTGCTGCCCAGGGGCGCGATCTTCGCGGCCGACTTCCCGAAAGTGCATGATGCCAAGCCCGAGGACGTGATGGAACACACGGCGCACAGCTGGTACAAGGGCTCGAAGCCGCTCAACCCTGCCGTAGGCGAGACGGATCCGGAATTTAGCGGCTAT is drawn from Nitrospirota bacterium and contains these coding sequences:
- a CDS encoding HD domain-containing phosphohydrolase; amino-acid sequence: MNMLRLQSPVYTIDNELLLPQGTVLSSSTIDILVSSGKIVSQKKFSLLRHATVKKDIRHFLGRPPYDIIFSGKGKITALFDLMSKVQLPRPLLRSLDYFYQNDFDTYRHTLMVFALSILLAKDLIQDRKKLIQEISTGPTHDIGKVCVPLPILKKNIPLTRNELGILRHHSAAGYVLLCHYLHDKQSLAARIARDHHERRDASGYPRGIHLNDHMVEIIATCDVYDALVSPRPYRLRSYDNRTALEEITRMAERNEIGWSVVKALVAHYRKAKIHFGETRISKEKRGIPPPGNLHGIIADEGGRSKDV
- a CDS encoding hydrogenase small subunit produces the protein MGKQDEVSKQFLDALEFRGIDRRDFLKYCGATAALIGLTELQGPKIAAALEKATKKQPVIWLNFASDSGCTEAFIKATYPSPAEVILDILSVDYNETIMAAAGKQTDEILEKSQKAGGYILIVEGGIPTKKGHGMIGNKEMLQVFKENAAPAIAILAIGSCATTGGVPAAKPNPSQIIGVKEAMARVNINKPLVNLDLCPVNPEYLVGVVVNFLLLGKIPDLDQYGRPKMFYGQTIHDNCERRAHFDAGRFVEKFGTQEEAMNYCLYKMGCKGPMTYSACPKIQYNNRTSWCIKAGGPCIGCAEPGWTDKFAGFYEKLPGVKIPGLGGVEAGADTIGTVAAVATAAGVAIHAVATAASGRTKENDGGKK
- a CDS encoding translation elongation factor-like protein produces the protein MIKFFDKTSIAAVKLDFGDLSVGDTIHIKGNNTDFVQKIETMEFDHARVQNASRGQFTGIKLSQPAKPFDLVYKING
- a CDS encoding ABC transporter permease; amino-acid sequence: MLTYIVKRTLLMIPILFGITVLSFAVMRLAPGGPAEAQMEFSSRASAEARERLRKLYGADQPFHKQYATWLKKFVTLDFGTAFADGRLVKDKILERLPITLTINALSLGLVLLIAIPIGIMSATRQYSLIDRFTTMFVFIGFSTPSFWLALLLIYAFGVQWGLLPISGLHSLDTTGLSRWGKLMDESRHLILPVFVSAFGGLAGFSRYVRNNMLEVMRQDYIRTARAKGLPEGSVVYKHALRNAIMPVITILGLVLPSLIGGSAIMEQVFGIPGMGQLMFQAVLSRDYNLAMGILVPAAFLTMAGNFLADIGYAFADPRIRLR
- a CDS encoding ABC transporter permease, with amino-acid sequence MASRSESFATLTLRSLLSNRLAVIGVILVALVFILSIFAPLFAPFDPSAIDIRNILVGPGFAHPLGTDDLGRDVLSRMLWGGRVSLEVGFVAVGIATIIGMILGSLAGFYGGWIDSAIMRAVDIMLSIPTIFLVLAVIAILEPSIINIMIVIGLTSWMEPARLIRAEFISIKEREFVLAARAIGAADNRIMLRHILPNGLSPILVSATMGIGAAILIESALSFLGLGVQPPTPSWGSLLSAGKDNIEIAWWLSAFPGLAILLTVLGYNLLGEGIRDALDPRQRE
- a CDS encoding nickel-dependent hydrogenase large subunit; the encoded protein is MARITIDPFTRIEGHLRIDVEVEGGKVKDAWTTGTLFRGFEIILQGRDPRDAWHITQRICGVCPTSHGHASSMSMDDAFKLKIPDNGRIIRNIIEGAQFVHSHILWFYHLNALDYVDVTAALKAQPKEASLKKVQAKLKSFVESGQLGPFANAYWGHPAYKLPPDVNLIAVAHYLEALEMQAKASQVSAIFGGRMPMTMTSPPGGVTHVPTVDDLKNYLFRVKELQDWIDNVFLGDLLAIAPYYLGAAGVGKGPANFLSWGVFEDASFDPKKRLLPRGAIFAADFPKVHDAKPEDVMEHTAHSWYKGSKPLNPAVGETDPEFSGYDPSKKYTWAKAPRLQGKPMEVGALARMVVAYASGQPTAKKLIDDTLAKIGHPGQPQVLFGIIGRIAARALECKMVADSMYQWGIDLITNIKNGNTAVYVDYKIPDKAKGIGLWEAPRGALGHWIDVDGHKIKNYQCVVPTTWNVCPRDDNGVRGPIEEALIGTQVANSEKPLEILRVVHSFDPCLACTVHVIHPESNRIMDFKVS